Sequence from the Spirochaetae bacterium HGW-Spirochaetae-1 genome:
CCTGAAGCTCGTTCTTTGCCCACTCCTTCAGTTTGACAAGACCGGCATCGGAGCCCTTGTACTGAAGAATTGCCGTAATGTCGACGAAGTCCAGAGCGGCAAGATGATAGAAATGCAGTATATGAGACTGCAGATAGTTCGCCGCCAGAATAAGATTCCTGAGAATCCGTCCGTTTTTGTTCGGTTTGATTCCGAAGGCGTCATCGAGACATTTGCTGGACGCCAGACCGTGGGAAATGGGACAGACACCACAAATCCTCTGGGTAATCTGGTTGGCATCAACGGGGTTTCTTCCCTTAAGAATCATCTCAAAGCCACGGAACATGTCACCCCGGCTCTTTGCATCAACAACCTTTCCATTTTGTACATCCAGTTCTATGGAGAGATGACCTTCTATCCTGGTAATGGGATCAAGCAATACTTTAGCCATTGATGACACCTCCATCTTTCAATTTGAGTATTGTATCTCGAACTTCCTGGTGTTCGATTTTATTAATTTCATCGAGGCTCGCGCTGAGATGTTTATAAATGCCGCGTTTGCCGTAATCGGGGAAGACGTTTTCAGTACAGCCGATACATCCGGCGCCGCTCTGGGTGCATGAATTAGTTCCATCCAACCATTTCCTGGTGGGGATATCACATCCCGAATCCATACCGAGGCAGCCCAGGTTGTAAAGGCATCCCTCATCACCCCAATGCTTCGCGAATCTTCCCATCTTGTAGTAGCTGAGACGCTCGCACTGCTCGTGTACTGTTTTTCCGTAATACATGAGAGGCCTGTTCTGCTCGTCCAGGGCAGGAATGCCCTTCAGAAGCACGTGCAGCAGTGTTCCCACGATCCAGTCCGGATGGGGAGGACAGCCGCCGATATTGATGATGGTTTTATCCGGGAGAATTTCCGCCAGGGCTTTTGCGCCTGTGGGATTATCTCCCGTGGCCCTGATCTCGGCGCCGGGTATGCCGCCGCCCGTGGCGCAGGTTCCCACGGCAACGACCGCGATGGCGTTTTTGCCCAGTTCCTCGACCCATGTGCGGGCACCCACGGGTCGTCCGTTAAGTTCGCCCACAGTGCAATATGATTCGTCCTTCGTCGGTATTGATCCCTCGACGATAAGAACGAAATCCTTTCTGTTCTTCTTAACCGCTTCTTCAAGAACATTGATGGCCACATCTCCCGTGGCCCCCATCAGTGTCTGGTGATAATTAAGACTGATATATTCAGTAATCACCGAAACGATATCAGGGTTTACCTTATTCAATAATGATACAGAACATCCTGAACACGACTGAGCCTGTATCCAGATGACAGGTGTTCTGGCCGAGGCTTTTTCTATGGCCTTTTTACATCCCTGCAGAATGACACCGGGAAATGCAAAAGCTGCTGTTGTGCCGCCCATGATTTTCAGGAAATCCCGCCTGTTTAATGACATAAAATCCTCCTTTTTTAATGAGTTGCCGCTTCAAGAATCAGCTCGACAACCCGTGGTATAGATTTCTTTACAGAATCACTGGTACCTATCTCCAGCGTTTGTATATCTTCGGGCACGATCCCTATTATCTCGATGACCGGATCGTCTCCCATTAGTTGCAGGTGTCTGATGAGCTCCTTGACCCCCACTTCATGCAATGAAAACTTTTCTTTTGACTGCGCCAGATGTTCGGGAGTAAATCGGTAAACACTGCCCGGGACATCATCAACTTTCAGCGCATCAACGATGATTATTTTTTTTCTGCCTTTCATGATGGGCACCAGATCATAGCCGGCTGTTCCACCATCAACAATTTCCACGTACCGGGGAACCGTTGTTCCGGTTTCGTTCATGTAATTCACGACATGAACACCCACGCCGTCATCCTTTTGAAGGAGATTGCCGATTCCCAGTACAAGTACATCACACAATACAGTTTGCATATCCCGTGTTGCCATTAATGACATTCAAAACACTGCTGCGGACCGTCCTTCTTTGCGATATGACAGTCAACGCAGAGGCCATGCATGGTTTCATAGCCGTTATCGCCCTTATGACAGACTGCACACTGCTTTATCCTGTCGGCATTGGCATTCTTGTGATGGCAGTCAATACATTTCATGCCCATATCCTCGTGGGTCTTATGGGAGAAGGTAACGACGCCGAGCTGGCTCTTCATGGGAGAAATACCATCAGCAGCTACGGCAAATTTTGTGGTTTTGGTAATGGTCACCATGTTAGGATATTTCCCCCCCGCATCCCAGGGGTCCAGGCTGCAGGCCGTACTTATAAGTATGAGTATAGCGGTTATGGCCGCCGGTACACGACGATGAAGTCTCACGGTTCTCCTCCATTTATTTTTTTTGCGGTTATCCGCATTTTATGTGCAAGAGTGGTGCTACGAAATCACCAATGATACCAATAGTGTTTTTGGATTTTGCGGGCAAATAGACGGGATTATGTTAAATAACGAAAATTGAATATTCATATACCGGACATTGTTTTTGTCAATCTTTTTGCGAGAAAATCCTAAATTTAAGAACATCTAAATCAATCCAGTAATACTTCAATCCTTTTTTATTATTTTTTGTAATTTTTTGTAATTTTTGTCACAAGAAGACAGACATTGCGTATTTATTCCCTGTCTGCATGTACTGCCTGAATATCCAGACTCCAGCAACAGTATACGACACGCCATGGCTTATTTCCAAAAAAAAAATAAGGTGGGAGAAAAATGTTTTTCCAGGCCGGTGGTCCAGTCAGTGCGCCTCCTCCCAGTTGTTTCCCCATCCCGTGTCCACCACGATGGGTACCTGAAGATCCAGTGCGTGCTCCATCTTGTCCACCACGATGGATTCCACCTCGACCTTCTCGTCTTCGTGGACCTCGAAAACCAGTTCATCGTGAACCTGCATGATCATGCGGGACCTTAGCCCCTTCTTATTGAACTCTCCTGCGATGTTAATCATGGCAATCTTTATCATATCGGCTGATGTTCCCTGGATAGGGGTATTGATCGCAACCCTCTCGGCCCCCTCACGCCTGAAGACCGTGTCGGACCCTATATCGGGGATGAGCCTTTTTCGTCCAAGAAGGGTTTTCACATATCCATGCTCCCTGGCGAAGGCGATTGTGTCGTCCATGTATTTTCTGAAACCGGGATAGGTTTCAAAATATCGCCGTATGAATTCGGCCGCCTCCTTAAAGTCTATCTCGGCCTGCTGTGAAAGACCATAAGGAGATACGCCGTAGATGGTGGCGAAATTGACAACCTTGGCCTTCCTGCGCATGTCGGGAGTCACGGCGTCTATTGCGCATCCGAAGACCGACGAGGCAGTCAGGCTGTGAATATCAATGCCCTCCTTGAAGGCCCTGATCATATTTTCATCCATGGAAAGGTGGGCTGCCAGCCGCAGTTCTATCTGCGAATAATCGGCCGCCAGCATGACGAAGCCCGGTTCAGCCGTGAATCCCTTGCGAATATTCTTGCCGAAATCATCGCGCACCGGTATATTCTGCAGATTGGGGTCCGACGAGGAAAGTCGTCCCGTGGCCACAACGGTCTGGTTGTACGATGTGTGTATCCTGCCGGTTTTCGGGTTTATAAGCTTCGGCAGAGTGTCGATATAGGTGCTCTTGAGTTTACTCAGGGTCCGGTACGCGATCAGGTTATCGACAATGGCGTGATGGCCCCGAAGAGACTCCAGGACAGTTATATCCGTTGAAAAGCCCGTCTTGGTCTTTTTCACGGGCTTGAGCCCCAGCTTCTCGAAAAGTATGGCCGCCAGCTCGCGCGTTGAATTAATATTGAAGGTCTGGCCCGCTTCATGGTAGATATTCTCTTCAACCTCGGCAAGCATGGCATCGTTCTTCCTGGCTAGACCGGAAAAATATTCCGCATCGATTTTCACGCCCGCCTGTTCCATGTCGGCAAGAATGGTTACCAGCTTCATCTCCACGTCGAAAAAAAGACTCTCCAGTTTTTCTTCAGCAAGCTGCCCGCTGAACAGCTTATAGAGACGGTATGTGATATCGGCATCCTCAATTGCATATTCGGCCAGCCTGTCCAGGGGAACCTCCCATACCGGCACGGCATTTTTCC
This genomic interval carries:
- a CDS encoding iron hydrogenase, which produces MSLNRRDFLKIMGGTTAAFAFPGVILQGCKKAIEKASARTPVIWIQAQSCSGCSVSLLNKVNPDIVSVITEYISLNYHQTLMGATGDVAINVLEEAVKKNRKDFVLIVEGSIPTKDESYCTVGELNGRPVGARTWVEELGKNAIAVVAVGTCATGGGIPGAEIRATGDNPTGAKALAEILPDKTIINIGGCPPHPDWIVGTLLHVLLKGIPALDEQNRPLMYYGKTVHEQCERLSYYKMGRFAKHWGDEGCLYNLGCLGMDSGCDIPTRKWLDGTNSCTQSGAGCIGCTENVFPDYGKRGIYKHLSASLDEINKIEHQEVRDTILKLKDGGVING
- a CDS encoding hydrogenase HupD; the encoded protein is MSLMATRDMQTVLCDVLVLGIGNLLQKDDGVGVHVVNYMNETGTTVPRYVEIVDGGTAGYDLVPIMKGRKKIIIVDALKVDDVPGSVYRFTPEHLAQSKEKFSLHEVGVKELIRHLQLMGDDPVIEIIGIVPEDIQTLEIGTSDSVKKSIPRVVELILEAATH